A genomic region of Pseudomonas migulae contains the following coding sequences:
- a CDS encoding DUF6555 family protein: MNRTDLFVIEYQLHGEPKSFIIRAKTMSNAEAWHWASCDAGIAPIPKPGKPPLKVVSRPQAEKYGVADVKWRESATLDWTEVSTS; encoded by the coding sequence ATGAATCGCACTGATCTCTTCGTCATTGAATACCAGCTCCATGGGGAGCCGAAGTCCTTCATCATCCGGGCGAAAACAATGAGCAATGCCGAAGCCTGGCATTGGGCAAGTTGCGACGCCGGGATCGCGCCCATTCCGAAACCCGGCAAGCCGCCACTGAAAGTGGTGTCCCGGCCGCAGGCGGAAAAGTACGGTGTCGCCGATGTGAAATGGCGCGAATCCGCGACGCTGGACTGGACGGAGGTATCAACGTCGTGA